CAGCACCTTCAGGGCCAGGGCCCAACCTTTCACGGTGAGTAGCTCCGACGGCAGCGGCGGTGCCATATCGGGCCGCACCCAGGCGGTGATCAACACATTCAGGGCGAAGGCCAACGCCATCAGCAGGCCGGGCACAATAGAGCCCAGGAACAGGTCGCCGACGGAAATGCCCAACTGGTCCGCCAGCACCACCAACACGATGCTGGGAGGAATGATCTGGCCCAGGGTGCCGGAGGCGGTGATTACCCCGGCAGCCAGGGATTTGTTGTAGCCATAGCGCAACATGGTGGGCAGGGAAATCAGGCCCATGGTGACTACGGTGGCGGCGACAACCCCAGTCGTGGCCGCCAGCAGCGCCCCCACCACCACCACTGCTAGGGCCAAGCCCCCCCGCACCCGGCTAAACACCTGGCCCATGGTTTCCAGCAGGGCTTCGGCGATGCCCGATTTCTCCAGGGTGGCGCCCATGAAGATGAAGTAGGGAATGGCCAGCAGGGTGAAGTTGTTCATGATGCCGAAGATGCGCTGGGGCATGGCGGTCAAGAAGACCGGGTCAAACACCCCTAGACCCATGCCGATCAGCGCAAACAGGATGGCCACCCCCCCCAGGGAGAAGGCCACCGGATAGCCGATGGACAGCAGCACTAACGCCCCAGCAAACATGGTGGGACCCAGCCATTCGTAGGCAAAGGTCATGGCTCGCCCTCCGGGCTGTGCTGCCCTCGCAGGAAGGCTACCTGCTTGATGGCCTCCGAGAGGCCCTGCAAAATCAACAGGCCAAAGCTGACTAGAATCATGGCTTTGATCGGGTAGCGGGGCAGTCCTCCCGGATCGGGAGACGTCTCGCGGATGGCCCAGGAGGTTGCGATCGCATCCCAGGACACCCAGATCACCATGACACAAAAGGGCAACAGGAACAGCAGCGTCCCCACCAGATCAGCGATCACCTTGCGGCGGGTGCTCCAGCGAGCCTGCAGCACATCCACCCGCACATGGTCATTGTGGCGTAGGGTATAGGCCGCCCCCAATAGAAATACCAGGTCGAAAAGATACCACTGCACTTCGATCAGGGCATTGGAGCTGAGGTTGCGGCCGACGAAATAGCCCAAATAGCGGCCCAGCACATTCCAGGCCCCGACCCCCACCATCAAGAGCACCAGCCAATAGGTGATGCGACCAATACGAGTGTTAACAGCGTCAATCCAACGGGCAAGGCGCAGCAGCCGTTGCAATGGGTCAGCCCTCCCTCGGTGCACTCATTCAGAGTTGCTCGTTGCTAGCCTCAGTCTCGGCAACCGACCACTACCAGCAGGCAATCGCCCTGTATTGTATCGTCCCTTGGGGCCTGTTCTCGAGTAGGGTTACTAAGTACAGTAGAAACGACCCTTACTGCAGACTCGTTAATTGGCTATGGCTGCCCTGATTACCCTACTCACCGACTTCGGCGACCGCGATGTCTATGTCGGCGTCATGAAAGGCGTGATCGCCCAGATCTGTCCTGGGGCTCCTACCATTGACCTCACCCATGCCATTCCCCCCCAGGCCGTCACCGCCGCCCGCTTCAATCTGGCAACCGCCTATCCCTACTTTCCCGATGGCACCGTGCACCTAATGGTGGTGGATCCGGGGGTGGGCACGCAGCGGCGAGCCATCGCCATCCAGACTCCCCGCGGCTTTTTGGTGGGTCCCGATAACGGCGGCTTCAGTGGTGTGCTGCAACAGGAAGACGCGATGGCCCTCAAGGGCCGGTCTAGCCACTCTGGGGCGGCTTCGCCAACGACCATCGCAGCGGTCGAACTCAGTAACCGCGATTACTGGCGGAGCCTAAACCCCAGCACCACCTTCCACGGTCGTGACATCTTCGCCCCCGCTGCCGCTCACTTGGCCAACGGCGTTCCCTTAGACTACCTGGGTCGCCCCATCGATCCTCAGACCCTAATCAGCCTAGAGCCGCCACCACTAGCCCCCATCAATGGGGGACTGCAAGGCACCATTCAATACATCGATCATTTCGGTAACCTAATCACCACCATCCCGGCGGCAGCCGTTGCCCAAAAACCGTGGCAGGTGCAATTCAACCAAGCTACGTTACCCCAGACCCAGACCTATGGCGAGGTTCCCCCTGGCGAACCAGCCGCCTTCATCGGCAGCCATGGCTGGCTGGAAATTGCCGTCAACGGTAGCAGTGCCTGGGAACGATTTCGGGTCCGTCTCGGGGACCCCGTGCAGGTCATCTGGCAGATGCCCTAGGCAGATTGCTGCAACAAGTCAAATAGCCCTTCTTCGATGTCATAGCCCAACATCTGAGTCATAAATTTTACCCGGGTCACATTCACTTGCCCCTGTTGCTGTAGCCAACGCGTGATCACAAAGATCTTATGCATCACGAAGATTTCTAAGGCCTCTGGATTGTAGCGAATGCCATCGGTGGGGCTGAATTGGTGGGGCACCAGCATGGCTGTGTAGCGGCCGAGCTCGCCGGCTTCCCAATCCAGCACAAAGGGTAACCAGGGATAGAGACTGTCTAAGCGAATGAACCAGAGACGCACCGCCGGGATTTCCGACAACTCTCTCGGATCCGTGGGCTCGCGAGGATACTCTACTTCGAATCGCAGATTAAGGTCCTGCTTTGGCAGATTGCCCGCCGCTATCAACGGCTCCAGCACTGCAGTGGCTGGACTGAGATCAAGGGTGTGCAGCGTCTCAGGGGTCAACGTCAGGGTATAAACCATGGGCAGAGGCATAAATGTCCACTCAGATCATTGTGCCAGCCTAGAACCAGCTCCTCTGAGAGAGCTGAGAGATACGAAAAAACCATGCCATGATAGGGAGTTGTGCCAGCCCCTCGCTCATCTGGGCTGACCTACTATTGCAACTTGCTGACTACTGCAGATGACGCGATAGTTAGGCTCATGCCCCATCCCTGACATGGGCTGCGCCAAGACACTGTGATGCATCCTGCTGCTGTCTACCGTTTGCTATATGGCTGATTCTCCCCGTCGTGTTTGCATTACCCTGGGCACCCGTCCAGAGGCGATCAAGTTGGCCCCGGTGATTCAAGCCTTTCAGCGAGATCCTCAGTACGACACTCGGGTGATTCTGACTGGCCAGCATCGCGAGATGGTAGATCAGGTAATGGCCCTGTTTGATCTCACCGCCAATGAAGACCTGGCTATCATGCAGCCGCAGCAGACCTTGACCGAGATTACCTGTCGCAGTTTGCAGGGGTTGGAAACCTGTTTCCAACGGCTCCAGCCAGATCTAGTCCTGGTGCAGGGAGATACCTCCACCGCCTTTGCTGCTGCCCTGGCGGCGTTTTACCGCAAGATTCCCGTAGGGCATGTGGAAGCGGGGTTACGCACCGATGATCTGTTCAATCCCTATCCGGAAGAAGCCAACCGCCGCCTGATTTCTCAGCTTACCCAACTCCATTTTGCCCCCACCCAGACAGCGGTGAAGCATCTACAGCGCTCCGGCGTCGTCGGCCAAATCCACCACACCGGCAATACCGTCATCGATGCCCTACTGACGGTGGCGGTCCGCCAGCCTCAATGCCCGATCCCTGGTCTGGATTGGTCAGCCCATCGAGTGGTACTAGCCACGGTGCACCGGCGGGAAAACTGGGGTCAGCCCTTACAGGGAATTATCCAGGGCTTTTTAAGCCTACTCGATAAGTTCCCAGATACGGCTCTGCTACTGCCGCTACACCGTAATCCCGTGGTGCGGGAGCCGCTGCAGGCTCAGTTAGGCTCTCATCCCCGAGTATTTTTGAGTGAGCCCCTAGACTATGGGGAACTGGTGGGAGCCCTACAGCGGTGTTATTTGCTGCTTACCGATTCTGGTGGCTTGCAGGAAGAAGCCCCTGGCTTGGGGAAGCCGGTATTAGTGTTGCGGCAGACTACAGAGCGACCTGAGGCCATGGAAGCGGGAACGGCCCGCCTGGTGGGTACCGAGGCTCAGTCCATCGTCGCCGCTGCCTCAGAACTGCTGGGCAATCCAGAGGCCTATGAGACCATGGCCCAAGCGATCAATCCCTTCGGCGATGGCCACGCCGCCCAGCGTATTGTCGAGATTGTCAATCGTTATCTCTCCTAAAGCTACTCTCCGCCCTTATCCTCTGGAGGCGATGGCATGTCCAGTAGGTTCTTCTTAGAATCTTTCAACTGTTTCCACAGCTGTTTAATTTCCTTGTAAGCATCGTGGGGGGGCATTTTCCCCGCTGTCTCCAGATTGCAGATATAGGAAACCCGCTGGGCAAATTCCTGGAGGTTGGCATTGAAGGTTAAATTCTGAGGCGTGAAGTCTC
This portion of the Halomicronema hongdechloris C2206 genome encodes:
- a CDS encoding SAM hydrolase/SAM-dependent halogenase family protein is translated as MAALITLLTDFGDRDVYVGVMKGVIAQICPGAPTIDLTHAIPPQAVTAARFNLATAYPYFPDGTVHLMVVDPGVGTQRRAIAIQTPRGFLVGPDNGGFSGVLQQEDAMALKGRSSHSGAASPTTIAAVELSNRDYWRSLNPSTTFHGRDIFAPAAAHLANGVPLDYLGRPIDPQTLISLEPPPLAPINGGLQGTIQYIDHFGNLITTIPAAAVAQKPWQVQFNQATLPQTQTYGEVPPGEPAAFIGSHGWLEIAVNGSSAWERFRVRLGDPVQVIWQMP
- a CDS encoding TRAP transporter large permease; this encodes MTFAYEWLGPTMFAGALVLLSIGYPVAFSLGGVAILFALIGMGLGVFDPVFLTAMPQRIFGIMNNFTLLAIPYFIFMGATLEKSGIAEALLETMGQVFSRVRGGLALAVVVVGALLAATTGVVAATVVTMGLISLPTMLRYGYNKSLAAGVITASGTLGQIIPPSIVLVVLADQLGISVGDLFLGSIVPGLLMALAFALNVLITAWVRPDMAPPLPSELLTVKGWALALKVLRVMVPPLILILLVLGSIFFGVATPTEAGALGAVGALVLAACNRQLSRATLRHVCDSTLRTTTMVMFILLGSTAFSLVFRGLHGDQFIFDSFANLPGGSLSFLLVSMLTIFVLGFFIDFFEIAFIVVPLFAPIAQQLGMDLVWYGVIIGANLQSSFLTPPFGFALFYLRGVAPAALTTGHIYRGAISFILLQLLVLVLIIAFPVLVNGLPALSR
- the wecB gene encoding non-hydrolyzing UDP-N-acetylglucosamine 2-epimerase; this encodes MADSPRRVCITLGTRPEAIKLAPVIQAFQRDPQYDTRVILTGQHREMVDQVMALFDLTANEDLAIMQPQQTLTEITCRSLQGLETCFQRLQPDLVLVQGDTSTAFAAALAAFYRKIPVGHVEAGLRTDDLFNPYPEEANRRLISQLTQLHFAPTQTAVKHLQRSGVVGQIHHTGNTVIDALLTVAVRQPQCPIPGLDWSAHRVVLATVHRRENWGQPLQGIIQGFLSLLDKFPDTALLLPLHRNPVVREPLQAQLGSHPRVFLSEPLDYGELVGALQRCYLLLTDSGGLQEEAPGLGKPVLVLRQTTERPEAMEAGTARLVGTEAQSIVAAASELLGNPEAYETMAQAINPFGDGHAAQRIVEIVNRYLS
- a CDS encoding CRR6 family NdhI maturation factor → MVYTLTLTPETLHTLDLSPATAVLEPLIAAGNLPKQDLNLRFEVEYPREPTDPRELSEIPAVRLWFIRLDSLYPWLPFVLDWEAGELGRYTAMLVPHQFSPTDGIRYNPEALEIFVMHKIFVITRWLQQQGQVNVTRVKFMTQMLGYDIEEGLFDLLQQSA
- a CDS encoding DUF7219 family protein — encoded protein: MANSDPSSKDDFLYPRSQYRGDFTPQNLTFNANLQEFAQRVSYICNLETAGKMPPHDAYKEIKQLWKQLKDSKKNLLDMPSPPEDKGGE
- a CDS encoding TRAP transporter small permease subunit, which codes for MQRLLRLARWIDAVNTRIGRITYWLVLLMVGVGAWNVLGRYLGYFVGRNLSSNALIEVQWYLFDLVFLLGAAYTLRHNDHVRVDVLQARWSTRRKVIADLVGTLLFLLPFCVMVIWVSWDAIATSWAIRETSPDPGGLPRYPIKAMILVSFGLLILQGLSEAIKQVAFLRGQHSPEGEP